CAGCGTTGCACTCATTTTTAGGGTACTAAATTAAATTTAGTGCATTTTGGCAAGTTGACCAACCAATCCGCCACATTCACTTGGAACATTTCGATAAAATCATATCATCAGCCCAACGGACCATCGCCATCGAGACCCAAGCGATACAGGGCCTTAACGAACAAATCGACCGATCGTTCGCCGAAGCGGTCGATACCATTTATCGCTCTGCGGGCCGAGTTATTGTGACCGGCATCGGAAAAAGCGCGAACATCGGCCACAAGATCGTCGCTACCCTCAACAGCACGGGTACCCCGGCAGTTTTTATGCACGCGGCAGACGCACTGCACGGCGATTTGGGGATCGTGCAAAAGAACGACGTGATCCTCGCGCTATCGCACAGCGGAAACACCCCGGAGATCAAGGCGCTGCTTCCGCTGATCAAGAATATGGGCAATAAACTTGTGGGCCTCACGGCCCGAAGGGGTAGTTATCTGGGTAAACAAGCCGATTTCGTTCTGTGTACTGCTGTCGAAGAAGAAGCATGCCCGAATAACCTGGCACCTACTTCGAGCACGACGGCACAGTTGATCATGGGCGATGCAATTGCCGTAGCTCTGCTTGAGCTGCGCGATTTTAGCTCAGAAGATTTTGCCCGTTATCACCCGGGCGGAAGCCTCGGGAAACGATTATATGTAAGGGTGGGTGATCTTTATACCCAGAATGAACGTCCGGCCGTTGAGGCCGACGCCTCGGTAAAAGAAGTAATCGTAGAGATCTCGAGTAAGCGTCTCGGCATTACCGCGGTGCTCGAAAACGAAAAATTGATCGGGGTGGTCACGGACGGAGACCTACGTCGCATGATGGAACGCGAAGACGACGTAATGACCGTGAAGGCCAAAGATATCATGACCCCGAACCCCCAACACGCTGCACCTAAATCGCTTGCGGCCGAAGCGCTCCACCAAATGGAGGGCAAGAACATTACCCAGCTCGTGGTCGTTGAAGAAGGCCAATACAAAGGCATCATTCACCTGCACGATATCCTGAAAGAAGGAATCATTTGATATGAGTGACGAGCGAAAGCAAGAGAAAGCGGAACAACGACAACGGCTGATCGATGGTGAAGGCGCCGAAATGGGATTTCTCGATCACCTCGAGATCCTCCGGTGGCACCTCATTCGCTCTGCGGCCGTGGTCATTGGACTCGCCATCGTGGCCTTTGCCGCCAAGCGTATAGTCTTTGATGTGATCATCTTCGGACCCAAGAACGCCGATTTCATCACCTACCGTATGTTCTGCAAATTGTCGCAAGCTCTCGGACTCGACGATGCGCTTTGCATGACCGAACTGCCCTTCACGCTTCAGAATATCGATATGGCAGGGCAATTCACCACCCATATCTGGGTGGGCCTCGTGGCCGGATTCATCGTCGGGTTCCCCTACGTGCTCTGGGAAGTATGGCGTTTCATCAAACCCGGACTCAAAAAGAGCGAAAGCCGATATGCCCGCGGAGTCGTTTTCTTGAGTTGACTGCTTTTCATGGCCGGCGTGAGCTTCGGGTATTTTATGATCTCACCTCTTTCGGTCAACTTTCTCGGG
The window above is part of the Flavobacteriales bacterium genome. Proteins encoded here:
- a CDS encoding KpsF/GutQ family sugar-phosphate isomerase yields the protein MEHFDKIISSAQRTIAIETQAIQGLNEQIDRSFAEAVDTIYRSAGRVIVTGIGKSANIGHKIVATLNSTGTPAVFMHAADALHGDLGIVQKNDVILALSHSGNTPEIKALLPLIKNMGNKLVGLTARRGSYLGKQADFVLCTAVEEEACPNNLAPTSSTTAQLIMGDAIAVALLELRDFSSEDFARYHPGGSLGKRLYVRVGDLYTQNERPAVEADASVKEVIVEISSKRLGITAVLENEKLIGVVTDGDLRRMMEREDDVMTVKAKDIMTPNPQHAAPKSLAAEALHQMEGKNITQLVVVEEGQYKGIIHLHDILKEGII